In the genome of Methanococcoides burtonii DSM 6242, the window ATATATCCCATCTGGCTTGACACAAGCCGATCAAAGGCTTTGCTTGGAATAGGAGGCATCCATGTGGAGAAGATGAGTTCAGCCTCTTTTATAACTGCAGGCTTTTTACCATCGAATAGGTCCATCATATTGGAAGTAAGCGGTTTTATAGCCCTTGATGCAACCCCTGAAGTGTGCATTTTTACAAGACCTTTATCTACTGTTGCATAGACCTTAAAGAACGGGTTCTTGTAGAAATAATACCTTTTATCAGAAGTCATAAGTTTACTTGCTCCTAAAAAGTGCCTTATAAGAAAGGAAGGAATGAGGGTCTTTTTTCAACATGAAAAGTCCAAGTTGCATACACTTGTGTGTAGAATTACCTGAAAGGAAGGAAAAGTCCTCATCTTCAAATGTTTTCATTAACCTATCGATCTCGCGATCCTCCATCTTGCGAAGGGTCTCAAGACCTATACGACCAAGAATGTATTCAGCCCTGTATTCAGTGTTCCACTTACTCCGATATTCAGAAAGGACCTTAGCCGAAACATCGCCTTTAGCAATGGCATCAGCGGCAACATCACCACACATCTGACCGGCATGCATACTATAGCCAATACCGGACTGGCCTGCAGCCCCCCCCACGAGCATAACACCATCAGTATGCATCTGTTTTGGCATTGTGACGATGGGATCTCCACCAACTGCCCTTTCATGGATCACAAGATCATCTATGCCTTTAATTTTCTTGAATTTATCCACCCACCTATCAAAGAATGAAGTTACATCTTTTCCATTTCTTCTAACATAGACCCCGAGAGTAGCAAGGTCCTTGCCACATGGAGAATATGTTGATTTCCAGCCAGGGCAGTGATTGCCAACATAATATTCGAACATATCCGGCTCGCCTATACCATCTGCCTCTACGAACGCTTCCATTGCCCATGCGATATCGTTAGAATACTTCATAGGCTGAAGCCCGAGAAGACCTGCAAGCTTTGAGTTTATACCATCTGAGACGATGACCATCTTACAGGTAAGCACCCCATCGTCCGTACTGAGCGACATCCCATTGCTGTTCCTTAAGATGTTATGTACATCGACACCCATACGCATCTCAACACCGGAATCTTGGGTCTGTTTGGCATAGAACTCATCGAATTTAAGACGATCAAGGAAATAAGCAGGAGCTTCTATGGCAACCCTGCCACCAGATGGTGCTATCAAATATGCTCCATTCATATTCTTAAGAACATAGCTCTGGTCCACCGTTTCGCCTGCCCTGTCGAACATTCCTTTGAAGAAAGTATTCGCGGGGTGTGTGGGATGGCCGATAATCTCTTTTTTATCAAGAAGAAGAACCTTCACACCTTTTCTGGAAGCATTACGTGCAGCCATAAGTCCTGCAGGAGATGCACCGATCACAATAACATCAGCATCCATTTCTATTACCTCCGATCACCAAAGAATTCCTGCATAGGAAGAAATACCAATCGAAAGGATCACATCAAGAATTAGTGAACCAAACATTACACCCCTATACCGAGAACCTTGAAGAAACAACTTACCTCCACGCTCAGGAAGAGGATTTTTTACAAAATAAAGTGCTTTTGATAGCATCCATATGCCCGAAAGTATGGCACCTGTAAAGAAGACAGGGCCAAGTTTTGCGGTTATACCAATGGCCATTGATGCGAGGATACCAATTACCCAGCATGCAAGAATGAATTTGGATGTCAGGGGTACCCCAAATGTCACCGGGAATGTGGGCGCACCTTTTGCACGGTCACCTTCAACATCCCTGCATACTCCAGAAAGGGTGAAGCCCCAATCAGCAACACACATCATAATAAAGAAGAATATTGCCGGCAATGGCAATATTACACCATCATTCCCCCTGAGTATGCCCGCAGGGTCGAAAGCAAGCCAGATGCCGACCGGAACAAGCCCATAAGCTATTCCCACGGGTATGAAGCTTAAAAAGGTCATCCGCTTTGCAAACATTGAATATATGCTAATGGTCACTACTGCGATGACAAGTATGAACAGGGATTCAGGATTCAGATAGAATGCTGCCACTGCTGCTACGAAGAAAAGGATGAGTGAATAAGTCAATCCATTTTTCCGGGATAGCGTTTCAGATGCCAGCGGCCTGTCAGGTAGGTTTATCTTATCGATATCCACATCACAGCAATCATTGTACACATAGGAACTTGTGATGGCAGCATATCCACCTATGACAGCAATTATGAAGGGAATGAGCGGAGGAAGTGCAGATGTGGCAAGATAAGATGCCAGCAGTGCACTCGATGCCGGAAGGGCAAAGTCCATATCCGCTATCTCCGGCCTTAGCAGTTCTAAGTAGGGGTTGCGCGTTTTTGATCCTGTTGTAGATACCAAATGAATCACCAATGATGAGATCTTTAATTATCGTTTTTAATGAACATCAATGAGTTACTCTTTGACATCCGCGATCTTTTCCAGTTTTTCAAATAGAGGATGTTCAAGCTCTTTTCCCTTTATGAAAGTAAACTCTGCATCGGGATTCAATTCGATGAGCCTTATAGTATTTTCAAGGGCCTTGCCCAACGATTCAATATCGGTGTCTTCGATAACTTCCGCATTGAAAGGATATACCTCAGAAAGTTCAGCAGGGAATGTACCGAATGGTGGTTTGAACATAAGGTCATTGTCAGATTCAGGATAGGTCCTCATTGAGAACGGTCTGATCACAGCAGTGCCTTTTATGGTGAAGCGCTCAAGCCTTTTGGAGAACCTTAAGACTTCCGGCCTTTGTGATGATTCAGGTCCACAGTAGAAGAACGTGGATTTGGAGGCAGGGTCGTATTTCTCGATCCAGTCAGAATATGAGTACATCCGTTTCAATGCTTCAAGCATTCTTGGGTGACTGCGACATCTCATTTCCACAAGTTCCAGCAGGTTGCCTTCTTTTATAGATTGCTTTATGAGGCGAATTTCCTCAAATGTCACATAGAGGTTGTGCCTTGCCAGAAGATCACTGCAATTATCGGCTTTTTTAACCTCTTCTGCTGTGTGTGAGACGCATATTGGGCAGGAACATGGAAGATAGCTTAGGTTATCAATATGATAGGTCCCTTTGGAAGTAATGTATCGCCTGTCCTTTGCATAGAGTGCATAAGCTGCGGAATCAAAAAGATCGCAACCTAGTGCCACTGCCAGAGCAAACATCATTGGGTGACCGGCACCAAACAGATGAACGGGTACGGTGGGGTCAAGGCCCTTTTTAGATGAGACGATAACGTCAACAAGCTCTGCATAGCGATAGGATTCCATCAAAGGAACGACTGCACCAAGTGGATATACATCGAATTTGTGTTCACTAATAGTGCTGGCACATTTTTCACGTAGGTCAGTATATGTGGAACCCTGAACAGGGCCTGCAAGAAGCATCTCGTCATTTACCATACTGCGTGCTTCGATGAGACGTTCAATGGTGGTTTCCATTTCGGATTCCGCACGTGACCTAGGTACGTCTGGAGGGGTAGGTATGTCAAGAGGAACTCCAACATCAGATCCAATCGTTTTTTGGAACTCAATTATCTGTTCATTGGTTACCTCTATGTCACCATAGACCGAAAGCTGGAAAGAACCGGAGTCGGTCATTATAGGGCCATCAAAATCAAGAAGTGAATGAAGACCGTCCTTAAGGGCTTTTTCCCGAAGCTTGTCCCTGCGTGATATGATGTAGGAATTCGTTATTAACATCTGGGCACCGAAGTCCCTCATTTCAGAAGGTTTTATGACCTGAAGGTTCGGGTTTATTACAGGCATGACGGTGGGGGTTTCCACAGTTCCGTGTGGTGTTCTTAGTTTCCCAATGCGTCCTGCTGCATCTTTGTGGGTAATCTCGAATATTGATGACATTTGAGCATTAGATATTGGCTGATGTTATATATTTGTATTTCATCACTTTTTAGATAAAATTTGCCAGTATCTAATTAAAGCTCGTTACGTTCAATAGATTTCAATTTGAAATTATCTCAGAAACTATTTCAAATGCTTCTGACACATCGGATTCTGATACTTTCAGAGATTTGTTCTTGGCTATACCCAGATCTGTTAGTATGATGTGACGATCAATGTTTATGTTTGAAAGTTCAAGAGACTTTTTAGTGCATTCCAGCGGGCACCCATCTATTACAATTATTCTGTCACAGCCTTCTGCAGACCTTATGAGACCAGATACTTTTCCACCAATACCTACTGCACACATCATTTTTCCAACTTCCCTGTCATTTAGCTCGATAACTACCTGATTGGAAAGTTGACCTACATTAGAAGCACCGGAGCATGAGAATAGTCCGACGTTACCGGAGCAACATGCACATTTTGTTTCTTCCGCCATTCCTGTCACCACCTCAATTACTGAGTTAGCCATTCCCTTACTTTGTCTTCTGAAGGGATCTTACCTGCGATCTTTACATCGCCATCGATGACAAGTCCAGGAGTTATCATTACACCATACTCCAATATTTTGTTTATGTCTTCGACTTTGGTTATTTCGGCATTTATGCTATTTTCATTAACTACTTTTTCAACCAGTTCTTTCAATTTGTTGCATTTTGCACAACCGGAACCAAGAATTTCTATTTTCATTTTATTGCCTCGTTTATTTTGTTTAAGGTTAATTAATATTAAGCTATGTACATGCCATAAGCAAACCCTGATATAGTGGAAATAATGACGATCAGGGATATGTAGACTGATGCTTTTTTAGCACCCATGATTCGGCTTATGACTATCATATTTGGAAGACTTAGTGCCGGACCTGCAAGGAGCATTGCAAGTGATGGACCTTTCCCCATCCCCAATATTGTTAGTGCACTTATAATAGGTACTTCTGTAAGTGTTGAGAAATACATAAGTGCTGCAGATATCGCTGCTATGAAATTGGAAGAGAGTGTATTACCACCAACGAATTCAACAACATATTCTTTTGGAAGTATTTCTACAATAATGCCTGCAAAGAATACACCTACGAGTAAGAGAGGGGTAATCTGTTTGATAAGGAACCATGTTTCACCCATCCATTCTTTAAGTTCTTCTTTTGTGAACCACTTGTTTGAGAAGTGAGCGGTTATCAAAATGAGTGCGAACATGATAACACCAAGGAAACGACCATTTGAGATAATTTCAGGTGTTATTAGTATTGCCAGTAGGAGGATGAAAAGATAAGCACTTTTCTTGTGTTCATCGTCACCGAACGTCTTTATTCCTTTCTTAATCTCTTGCTGTTTTCTTTCAAATATAAATGCCATTGAGATACCAACTACAATAGATAAGAGAATGGCAATTACAGCACGTGCAGCACCGAGATCATATCCAAGTATCTTCGCGGTATACACAATTGCAAGGATATTAATGGCAGGTGCTGAAAACAGGAAAGTGCTTGCGGGACCGATACCTGCACCTCGTTTGTAAATGCCTGCAAATAAAGGCAGAACCGTACAACTGCAAACTGCTAGCAAGCATCCTGACACAGCAGCAACAGTATATGAGACATAGCCAGGAGCATCTGAGCCAAAATATTTCAAAACCGATTCTTTTGAGAAGAGCGATGCTATTGCACCTGCAAGAAAGAATGCAGGTATCAGACAAAGCAATACATGGAGTGCAAGGTAATTTTGTACTGACTGAACACCAGCATCCATTAGATATAGCAAATATTCGGATGACATAATTTCAAGCAATGTTGAAATACTATTTAAGCGTATCTATTTCAATGATTTTTGAATTGATGGTGTGTAAAGATATCTTTCACTTAATTCTAAGAGCAATGATCAGAAGTCCATCAGGTAGAATCACATATACAACAGTTGTTAACAAAATAACATCTAAAACAAGAACTTTGTATGTAGGAGATGAAATAAATAGTTCCAAAAAGGATTGAACAGCAATAAGAAAAGCAACTTAATAAGAGTGAGCATAGCAGCGATGCAGATTTCCCGAAGACTCTCGTACTTCAGTACAATAAACAACGTGGGCAGACTTATCTTCTGTGTTCGGATGGGAACAGGAGTTGCCCTGCCACTATGCCCGCCATACTCTTATGTTAATGAATAAAACCAAGGTCCAAATCCAGATTAGCGCTTCTGGAGCGCGCGACCTTTGAGCTTTGCTCAAGAGGTCAGGATTTTAAGTCAGACCCTCTTATTTTAATGAATAAAGCCAAGGTCCGGATTCGAACCGGAATGGTATCGCTCTGCAGGCGATTGCGTAGCCGCTCCGCCACCTTGGCAATTGGGATGTATTCCCTAGTAGGTAAAACATGCATATAAACTTTTACCTTGTGACAAATATAGGTACTGCGAAGTGATTCTGATAGACATGATGTCTGTTAGAATGAGATCAATTACCATTGTAAATGTTGTCAGACAGAGTTACAACTATTGAGTTAAAGATCAGTCAAGAAAAAAGTTGAATAGAGTGAGCATAGCAGCGATGCAGATTTCCCGAAGACTCTCGTACTTCAGTACAGTAAACAACGTAGGTAGACTTATCTTCTGTGTTCGGATGGGAACAGGAGTTGCCCTACCACTATGGCCGCCATACTCATTCAAATTAATGGAATGGAATCATGTATGATCATATTACATATCAGATTTCGCCCGGACAAAGCGAGAAGGATGAGGCACGGATATTAGTAAATGCGGACTGAACACCTCGTTGCCTTGGTGCTTACATCCCATTCCTATCGATCCGGTCTTTTACCGGAACCCTTAAAGTGGTCTCTTTTTAGGTTAGATTTCGAGCTTAGATGCATTCAGCTCTTATTCCTTAGCGCGTAGCTGCTCGGCAGTGCCTTGTCAGACAACCGATCGACCAGTGGCGCCGTTGCTCTGTTCCTCTCGTACTAAAAGCAACTTACCCTCAGACCACATACACCTCTAGTAGATAGTAACCGACCTGTCTCACGACGGTCTAAACCCAGCTCACGATCTCCTTTAATAGGCGAACAACCTCACCCTTGGCTGCTGCTGCACAGCCAGGATGGAAAGAACCGACATCGAGGTAGCAAGCTGCCGGGTCGATATGTGCTCTTGCCGGCAACGACTCAATTATCCCCGGGGTAACTTTTCTGTCATCTTTAGCCCGCACCAAGCGGGACATAAAGGTTCGCTAGAACCGACTTTCGTCTCGTGATCCACTACTGTGCTGAATCACGTCAGGCTAACTTATGCTCTTGCACTCTTCAGTAGGTTTCCGACCCACTTGAGTTAACCATTGCGCGCCCTTGATATCTTTTCAAGGGCGTCCCGCCCCAGGCAAACTGCCCACCTATCGGGGTCCTCCTCACGGAGTGAGGGTCGTAATCTTGGAAGGGTAGTGTCCCAATTGCGACTCCACCGATGCTG includes:
- a CDS encoding NAD(P)/FAD-dependent oxidoreductase, with the protein product MDADVIVIGASPAGLMAARNASRKGVKVLLLDKKEIIGHPTHPANTFFKGMFDRAGETVDQSYVLKNMNGAYLIAPSGGRVAIEAPAYFLDRLKFDEFYAKQTQDSGVEMRMGVDVHNILRNSNGMSLSTDDGVLTCKMVIVSDGINSKLAGLLGLQPMKYSNDIAWAMEAFVEADGIGEPDMFEYYVGNHCPGWKSTYSPCGKDLATLGVYVRRNGKDVTSFFDRWVDKFKKIKGIDDLVIHERAVGGDPIVTMPKQMHTDGVMLVGGAAGQSGIGYSMHAGQMCGDVAADAIAKGDVSAKVLSEYRSKWNTEYRAEYILGRIGLETLRKMEDREIDRLMKTFEDEDFSFLSGNSTHKCMQLGLFMLKKDPHSFLSYKALFRSK
- a CDS encoding UbiA prenyltransferase family protein, translating into MVSTTGSKTRNPYLELLRPEIADMDFALPASSALLASYLATSALPPLIPFIIAVIGGYAAITSSYVYNDCCDVDIDKINLPDRPLASETLSRKNGLTYSLILFFVAAVAAFYLNPESLFILVIAVVTISIYSMFAKRMTFLSFIPVGIAYGLVPVGIWLAFDPAGILRGNDGVILPLPAIFFFIMMCVADWGFTLSGVCRDVEGDRAKGAPTFPVTFGVPLTSKFILACWVIGILASMAIGITAKLGPVFFTGAILSGIWMLSKALYFVKNPLPERGGKLFLQGSRYRGVMFGSLILDVILSIGISSYAGILW
- the tgtA gene encoding tRNA guanosine(15) transglycosylase TgtA, with the protein product MSSIFEITHKDAAGRIGKLRTPHGTVETPTVMPVINPNLQVIKPSEMRDFGAQMLITNSYIISRRDKLREKALKDGLHSLLDFDGPIMTDSGSFQLSVYGDIEVTNEQIIEFQKTIGSDVGVPLDIPTPPDVPRSRAESEMETTIERLIEARSMVNDEMLLAGPVQGSTYTDLREKCASTISEHKFDVYPLGAVVPLMESYRYAELVDVIVSSKKGLDPTVPVHLFGAGHPMMFALAVALGCDLFDSAAYALYAKDRRYITSKGTYHIDNLSYLPCSCPICVSHTAEEVKKADNCSDLLARHNLYVTFEEIRLIKQSIKEGNLLELVEMRCRSHPRMLEALKRMYSYSDWIEKYDPASKSTFFYCGPESSQRPEVLRFSKRLERFTIKGTAVIRPFSMRTYPESDNDLMFKPPFGTFPAELSEVYPFNAEVIEDTDIESLGKALENTIRLIELNPDAEFTFIKGKELEHPLFEKLEKIADVKE
- a CDS encoding putative zinc-binding protein, with product MAEETKCACCSGNVGLFSCSGASNVGQLSNQVVIELNDREVGKMMCAVGIGGKVSGLIRSAEGCDRIIVIDGCPLECTKKSLELSNINIDRHIILTDLGIAKNKSLKVSESDVSEAFEIVSEIISN
- a CDS encoding thioredoxin family protein, which codes for MKIEILGSGCAKCNKLKELVEKVVNENSINAEITKVEDINKILEYGVMITPGLVIDGDVKIAGKIPSEDKVREWLTQ
- a CDS encoding permease, which produces MSSEYLLYLMDAGVQSVQNYLALHVLLCLIPAFFLAGAIASLFSKESVLKYFGSDAPGYVSYTVAAVSGCLLAVCSCTVLPLFAGIYKRGAGIGPASTFLFSAPAINILAIVYTAKILGYDLGAARAVIAILLSIVVGISMAFIFERKQQEIKKGIKTFGDDEHKKSAYLFILLLAILITPEIISNGRFLGVIMFALILITAHFSNKWFTKEELKEWMGETWFLIKQITPLLLVGVFFAGIIVEILPKEYVVEFVGGNTLSSNFIAAISAALMYFSTLTEVPIISALTILGMGKGPSLAMLLAGPALSLPNMIVISRIMGAKKASVYISLIVIISTISGFAYGMYIA